The proteins below are encoded in one region of Lactuca sativa cultivar Salinas chromosome 3, Lsat_Salinas_v11, whole genome shotgun sequence:
- the LOC111918958 gene encoding berberine bridge enzyme-like 8, whose translation MAITYSFNFKSYIFPLLLVLLSTHSSATSTSITNRFTQCLNNQADPAFPISEQLYTPGLSSFPSVLQAYIRNLRFIESTTPKPILIITALHPSHIQAAVLCAKTHRLLMKTRSGGHDYEGLSYVTNSNQPFFVVDMFNLRSINVSIKHETAWVQAGATLGEVYYRIAEKSNSHAFPAGVCPTVGVGGHISGGGYGNLMRKYGLTVDNVVDAHLIDVNGKLLNRKSMGEDLFWAITGGGGVSFGVVVAYKIKLVRVPTTVTVFNVQRTSEQNLSTIAHRWIRVADKLDNNLFLRMTFNVINNSNGEKTILGLFPTLYLGNSTALVTLLNKDFPELGVQISDCTEMSWIESVLFYTNFSIGTPTTALLSRTPQTLNPFKIKSDYVKNPISKKGFESIFEKMKELENQMLGFSPYGGRMSKISEFAKPFPHRSGNIAKIQYVVNWDELGVEAANRYLNFTRVMYDYMTPFVSKNPREAFLNYRDLDIGFNGHGKNAYVEGMVYGHKYFKEMNYKRLTMVKTRVDPTNFFRNEQSIPTLSF comes from the coding sequence ATGGCAATTACCTATTCTTTCAACTTCAAGTCTTATATTTTTCCTCTCCTCCTTGTCTTGCTCTCTACCCATTCCTCAGCAACATCAACTTCCATTACAAATCGCTTCACCCAATGTCTAAACAACCAAGCCGACCCTGCTTTTCCGATCAGTGAACAACTTTACACTCCCGGTCTCTCTTCATTTCCATCAGTCTTGCAAGCTTACATCCGAAATCTTCGATTCATTGAATCCACGACTCCCAAGCCCATCTTAATCATCACCGCCTTACACCCTTCACACATTCAAGCAGCTGTTCTGTGTGCCAAAACACACCGCCTGCTAATGAAAACCAGAAGCGGAGGCCATGACTATGAGGGGCTTTCCTATGTGACCAATTCGAACCAACCCTTTTTCGTTGTTGATATGTTCAACTTACGCTCCATAAACGTGAGCATTAAACATGAAACTGCATGGGTCCAAGCTGGTGCGACTCTTGGTGAAGTCTACTACCGAATAGCCGAGAAAAGCAACAGTCATGCTTTTCCGGCTGGCGTTTGTCCTACGGTTGGAGTTGGTGGCCATATTAGTGGTGGTGGATATGGTAACCTGATGAGAAAATACGGCCTTACCGTTGATAATGTTGTTGATGCTCATTTAATCGATGTGAATGGTAAACTTCTGAATCGGAAATCAATGGGTGAAGATCTTTTTTGGGCCATCACAGGTGGTGGTGGTGTCAGCTTTGGTGTGGTTGTAGCGTACAAGATCAAACTGGTTCGTGTTCCTACCACTGTGACCGTTTTTAACGTACAAAGAACATCCGAGCAGAACCTAAGCACCATAGCCCACCGATGGATACGAGTTGCTGATAAGCTCGATAATAACCTTTTCCTTCGAATGACCTTCAACGTGATAAACAACTCAAATGGCGAAAAGACGATACTTGGTTTGTTTCCGACACTGTACCTCGGAAACTCTACAGCTCTTGTTACCCTCCTGAACAAGGATTTCCCAGAATTAGGGGTACAAATTTCAGACTGTACTGAAATGAGTTGGATCGAGTCTGTTCTTTTCTACACAAACTTCTCCATTGGTACTCCGACCACTGCTCTTCTAAGCCGTACACCTCAAACATTAAACCCATTCAAGATCAAATCTGATTACGTAAAAAACCCTATTTCCAAAAAGGGATTCGAATCCATATTCGAAAAGATGAAAGAACTCGAAAACCAAATGTTAGGTTTCAGCCCTTATGGTGGACGAATGAGCAAAATTTCCGAATTTGCAAAGCCTTTTCCCCATCGATCAGGGAACATAGCGAAGATCCAATACGTTGTAAACTGGGATGAACTTGGCGTTGAAGCAGCCAATCGGTACTTGAACTTCACAAGGGTGATGTATGATTATATGACTCCGTTTGTTTCTAAGAACCCCAGGGAAGCATTTCTGAACTACAGAGATTTGGACATTGGTTTCAACGGCCATGGTAAGAATGCATACGTTGAAGGAATGGTTTATGGGCACAAGTATTTCAAAGAGATGAATTACAAGAGGCTAACGATGGTGAAGACGAGGGTTGATCCTACAAATTTCTTTAGGAATGAGCAAAGTATCCCAACTCTGTCATTTTGA